One window from the genome of Manis pentadactyla isolate mManPen7 chromosome 15, mManPen7.hap1, whole genome shotgun sequence encodes:
- the SLC22A31 gene encoding LOW QUALITY PROTEIN: putative solute carrier family 22 member 31 (The sequence of the model RefSeq protein was modified relative to this genomic sequence to represent the inferred CDS: inserted 3 bases in 2 codons; substituted 1 base at 1 genomic stop codon) has translation MATPPHKDASLATPPREVSPPGHTPTRIARMATPPLTKPRRSRAPRTEPSPALSCVGPPPAPPPSMAPSGRHIAGHAPGSPARRGSAPQIRSRAYAAVDSRGVGRCARRAALADPAPADRHLVAPGPGADGLGSGTPRTVRAPLAGQTPRWLLRSPVTQLVSLQWNLIREDGRKVPLEQANHSCWLLGCVPLGMSCDRWGAAHPSCLRCPLLQPSGSWPASMRLDCQAGFVASLVLATGLGDIRALAASIPTLLVLHLLHRVAGGPWWGSPLPSHVLVLWGCPLRLGFQPCWRGHGRLALELRVLLRRQGAYSPHRLAVSVGPXLSSVAGTLLSGLALLPXDWRLLQVPCWLXAQGQLARARKILWCSAEAGGGAPEDRSEELHSPALAMPQPRRRGGLGAGGGERWHRLWPQSRMCCLRAAPSPGTPISPAFPGASEPASSAAWSHVTRLLLALLPGDWTGGGSRHIPAPDGGWLGAPPVPLLGALVIGLASLLLLAGPRMGSGGSWLGLKLGLSHHQCTSQGLRGFCLHNILSASFAIPALLCACCCPRAWPRGAKITRHQPLLLLLLWWGLLLPPPPSATKSQGIRAG, from the exons ATGGCCACGCCCCCGCACAAGGACGCCTCTCTGGCCACGCCTCCGCGCGaggtttctccgcctggccacaCCCCCACGAGGATAGCCCGTATGGCCACACCCCCGTTAACCAAGCCACGCCGATCACGGGCCCCGAGGACTGAGccctcacctgccctgtcctgcgTGGGCCCGCCCCCTGCGCCCCCGCCCTCTATGGCCCCGTCCGGCAGGCACATCGCAGGCCACGCCCCCGGAAGTCCCGCCCGCCGTGGCTCCGCCCCTCAGATCCGCTCCCGCGCCTATGCCGCGGTTGATAGCAGAGGCGTGGGGCGCTGCGCGCGTCGGGCGGCTTTGGCGGACCCGGCGCCTGCTGACCGCCACCTCGTTGCTCCTGGTCCTGGGGCGGATGGGCTCGGATCCGGTACTCCCCGAACCGTGCGCGCCCCACTTGCCGGCCAGACCCCGCGGTGGCTGCTGCGCAGCCCAGTCACCCAG CTGGTGTCCCTGCAGTGGAACCTCATACGTGAAGATGGCCGGAAGGTTCCCCTGGAACAGGCGAACCACTCCTGCTggctgctgggctgtgtcccCCTGGGCATGAGCTGTGACCGGTGGGGCGCTGCCCATCCCTCCTGCCTCCGCTGCCCTCTCCTCCAGCCCTCAGGGTCCTGGCCTGCATCCATGAGGCTTGATTGCCAAGCTGGATTCGTGGCCTCCCTGGTGCTGGCCACAGGCCTGGGGGATATCAGGGCCCTGGCTGCCAGCATACCCACCCTGCTGGTTCTGCACCTGCTTCACAGGGTGGCAGGGGGGCCTTGGTGGGGGTCTCCCTTGCCCTCCCACGTCCTTGTGCTCTGGGGGTGCCCACTCAGGCTAGGCTTCCAACCCTGCTGGAGGGGGCATGGGAGGCTGGCACTCGAGCTGAGGGTACTTCTCAGAAGGCAGGGGGCATACT CCCCACACCGCCTGGCAGTCTCTGTGGGGCC CCTTTCCTCGGTGGCGGGCACTCTGCTGTCTGGCCTGGCCCTGCTGCCATAGGACTGGCGCCTTCTGCAGG TGCCCTGCTGGC TGGCACAGGGGCAGCTGGCCAGAGCCAGAAAGATCCTGTGGTGCTCTGCAgaagctgggggtggggccccCGAGGACCGCTCGGAGGAGCTGCACTCCCCAGCTCTGGCAATGCCCCAGCCAAGGAGAAGGGGGGGCCTGGGcgctggaggaggggagaggtggcATCGTTTATGGCCACAAAGCCGGATGTGCTGTCTGCGagcagcccccagccccggcACACCCATCTCCCCT gcATTCCCAGGGGCGTCAGAGCCAGCTTCCTCGGCAGCCTGGTCCCACGTGACCCGTCTTCTGCTGGCCCTACTTCCTGGTGACTGGACTGGAGGTGGCAGCCGCCACATTCCTGCTCCTGATGGGGGATGGCTGGGGGCACCCCCAGTCCCGCTCCTGGGCGCTCTGGTCATAGGCCTGGCGTCCCTGCTGCTCCTTGCTGGGCCCAGGATGG GTTCTGGGGGGTCATGGCTGGGGCTCAAGCTGGGGCTGTCCCATCACCAGTGCACATCACAGGGTCTGCGTGGCTTCTGCCTGCACAACATCCTCTCTGCCTCCTTTGCCATCCCTGCCCTGCTGTGTGCCTGCTGCTGCCCGAGAGCCTGGCCACGGGGTGCCAAGATCACAAGACACCAACCACTTTTGCTGCTCCTACTCTGGTGGGGCcttctgctgccccctcccccatcTGCCACCAAAAGCCAGGGGATCAGAGCTGGATAG